AAACGGAACGCAAGCGCCGCCGGAGTGTGCGGCCCGGTCCAGATATCGTCGATCTGCGTCCAGAATTCCTCGGACGGGTTCGCGGCAAGCCCGGCGGGCGCCACAAGAATGATGACGGCCTCCGCTTTGGTCGCGCGACGGATGCCCGGCAGGCTTTCCGCTTGCCCGGCATTCAGAAAAATGACGTCGTCGTGTGCTAAATCCCGGCAATCAGCGCCGTCCGGACAGAAATCGACGGTAAAGATGTGCTCGAAATGCTCGCGCGGCATCACAGAACGCAGCGCATTTTCCAGCATCACGTCTCCACCGCAAATTCTGATCCGCAAGCTGCAATGATACATGCGCCTTAGTCTCCTTTGCCGGAGGGGGAAGCCCGGCGGGCGGCGTACCGTTTCTAGCGCATTTTGGCTCAAAACAGTGTTTCCCGCAAGGAATAATCCACCAAATACCGTAAACTTAAGTAAAAAACTAGGGATTAAAAACAACTGCTTTCCGCCCGGCATGAGGCGGGCAGCCTCATCCCCGACGGCTGAGCACGGCCAGACGCGCGGCTCTGGCGCTGCCGTAGCGCAGCCGCCACCAGAAACGCCGCGCGCGCAGGCGGGCGCGGTCCAGGCAGAGGTAGACCACGGGGGTGGTGTACAAGGTCAGCACCTGGCTGACCAGCAGGCCGCCCACAATGGTGATGCCCAGGGGCTGGCGGATCTCCGCGCCGTCGCCCTGGCCCAGGGCCAGAGGCACCGCGCCGAGGATGGCCGCCGCCGTGGTCATCATAATCGGCCGGAAGCGCAACAGGCAGGCCTCGTAAATGGCCTTGTCCGGCGGCAGGCGGCGAACGCGGGAGGCGTCCAGGGCGAAGTCGATGAGCATGATGGCGTTTTTCTTGACGATGCCCGCCAGCAGCAGCACGCCGATGAGCGCTATGACGCTGAACTCCATCTTGAAAAGCATCAGGGAAAGCAGGGCTCCGCCGCCCGCCGACGGCAGGGTGGAAAGGATGGTCAGGGGGTGGATCAGGCTTTCATAGAGAACGCCCAGCACGATATACAGGGCGGCCAGGGCGGCCAGAATCAGAATGACCTGGCTGCTCATGGTGTCGCTGAACATCTTGGCCGTGCCCTGGAAGCTGCCCACAATGCCGGAGGGCATGCCGATTCTGACCCGCGCTTCGGCAATGGCCGCCTGCGCCTCGGAAAGTGCGGCCCCCTGGGCCAGATTGAAGGAAATGGTCACGGCGGCGAACTGGCCCTGATGCGCCACGGAGAGGGGCGCGAAGGCCGGGCCCACGCTGGCCACACTGAGCAGGGGCACCAGACCGTCCTTGCCCGGCAGGCGCACCTTGTCCAGGGCCTGCGCGCCTTCCAGCCAGTCCGGAGCGTATTCCAGCACCACGCGGTACTGGTTCTTGTCCTGATAGATGGTGGAGACCTGGCGCTGGCCGAAAGCGTTGTTCAGGGCCGCGTCCACTTCGCGCATGTTCAGGCCCAGACGGGCCAGGGCGTCGCGGTTGACCGTGATCATGGTCTGGAGCCCGCGCTCCTCGATGTCGCTGTCCACATCCTTGAACAGGGGAACCTTGGCCAGCGCCTCCTGCAAACGACGGCCCCAGGTACGCAGTTCGTCCAGGTTGTCGGCCTGCAGGGTGTACTGATACTGGGAACGTGCGCTGCGCCCGCCCATCATGATGTCCTGGGCCGGTTGCAGAAAAATCTGCAAACCCGGCTCGGAGGACAGCTTGCCGCGCAGCCGCCCGATGACCGCCTGCGCGCCGATCTTGCGTTCCTCCAGGGGCTTGAGCGAAATGAACACCCCGCCCCCGCCGCGCCCGCCGGAAATATGGGCCGAAACCTGCTCCACGGCCGGGTCCGCGCGGATCACGTTGACCAGTTTTTCCAGTTTGACCTGCATGGCCTGGAAGGAGGCGCTCTGGTCCGCCCGGATGCCGCCCATGATCACCCCGGTGTCCTGCTGGGGGAAAAAGCCCTTGGGCACCACGATATACAGCCAGATGTTGCCCGCGATGACCAGCAGCAGCGAAAGGATGGTCAGGCGCGGATGGCGCAGCACCACGGCCAGACTGGCGGCATAGCCGCGCTGCATGCCCGCCAGCATGCCGCCCCAGGCCTGGCCCACGCGCGTGCACCATTGCCGCAGCGGGCTCAAAAAGCCCGTGCGGGATCGCAGCAGGCGCTCCTTGCGCCGGGCCAGGTCCACGTCGAAGGGACGCAGCAGCTTGGCGCACATCATGGGCGTGGTGGTCAGGGAGACCAGCATGGACACCAGCACCGCCGTGGTCAGCACCACGGAAAATTCCCGGAACAGCCGCCCTACAATGCCGCCCATGAACAAAATGGGCGTGAACACAGCCACCAGAGAAATGGAAATGGACATTACGGTGAAGCCCACCTCGCGTGCCCCCCGCAGGGCCGCGCGCAACGGGCTTTCACCCATTTCCAGACGGCGGACGATATTTTCCAGCACCACAATGGCGTCATCCACCACAAAACCCGTGGACACGGTGAGCGCCATGAGCGAGAGATTGTCCAGGCTGTAGCCGCAAAGATACATGACCCCGAAGGTGGCGATAAGCGAGACCGGCGCGGCCACGGCCGGAATGCTGGTGGCTCTGGCGTTGCGCAGAAACAGAAAGGTCACCAGCACCACCAGGCCCATGGCCAGCATGAGACTCTTTTCCACTTCGCGCAAAGAGGCGCGGATGGTCAGGGAGCGGTCCATGCGCAGCGTCAGGTCCGCGCTTTCCGGCAGCCAGGAGCGCAATTGCGGCATCATGGCCTTGACCCGGTCCACAGTCTCGATGATGTTGGCGCCGGGCGAACGGAAGACGATCAGCAAGATGGCCGGTTTGCCGTTGGCCACGGCCATGTTGCGCACGTCCTGCGAGGAATCCTCCACCCGGGCCACGTCCGAGAGGCGGATGGTCCTGCCGTCCTTCTGGGCCACGATCAGCGGCTTGTAGTCGTCGGCCTTCAAAAGCTGGTCGTTGGCCCCCACCAACCAGAAATTTTTGTCGTTCTCCAGCATACCCTTGGGCAGAAAGGCGTTGGCCGCGGCCAGGGCCTTGCGCACGTCCTCGGTGCTCACTCCCGCGCGGTTCAGGGCGTCGGGGATGGCCTCCACCCGCACGGCGGGCAGGGCTCCGCCGCCCACGGTGACCTCGCCCACGCCGGGAATCTGCGAAATCTTCTGGGCCAGCACTGTGGAGGCCGCATCGTAAAGCTGGGCGCGGGTCAGCACGTCCGAGGTGATGGACAAAATCATGATCGGCGCGCCCGAGGGGTTGACCTTGCGGTAGGAGGGATTGGACGGCATGGTCGGCAGGGTTGAACGGGCCGCGTTGATGGCCCCCTGCACGTCGCGGGCCGCGCCGTCTATGTCCCGGTCCAGATCAAACTGCAAAATCACGTTGCTGGACCCCAGGCTGCTGGAAGAGGTCATTTCCGTGACCCCGGCGATGCGCCCCAGGGCCCGCTCCAATGGGGTGGCTACGGTGGCGGCCATGGTTTCCGGGCTGGCGCCGGGCATGCGCGCGCGCACCACCACCACGGGAAAGTCCACTTCAGGCAGCGGAGCCACGGGCAGCAGGCCGAAGGCCACCATACCGGCCAGGGCTATGGCGATGGTCAGCAGCGTGGTGGCCACGGGCCGCCGGATGAACGGCGCGGAAATATTCAGCGGAATGAATTCCGGCCCAAAGCGGCGGCGCTTTCCCCCGCCCGCCTTGTCGGCGTCGCCGGGCGCGCTCATGCGCCCTCCTCCACGGGCCGCGTGCCTTGCGTGGACTTATGGCGCAGACGCAGGCTCATGCGGTCAAACCAGAGATAGATGACCGGCGTGGTGAAGAGCGTCAGCACCTGGCTCACGATCAGGCCGCCCACCATGGTCACGCCCAGGGGCCGCCGCAGCTCCGCGCCCATGCCCCAGCCGATCATCAGAGGCAAAGCCCCCAGCAGGGCGGCCATGGTGGTCATCAATATGGGCCGCAGGCGCAGCAGGCAGGCTTGACGGATGGCGGCCAGCGGCGGCTTGCCCTCCCCCCGTTCGGCCTCCAGGGCGAAGTCGATCATCATGATGGCGTTTTTCTTGACGATGCCGATGAGCAGGATGATGCCGATGATGCCCACCACACCCAGTTCCATGCCCGCCAGCAGCAGAGCCAGCAAGGCCCCCACCCCGGCCGAAGGCAGGGTGGAAAGGATGGTCACCGGGTGGATGTAGCTCTCGTAAAGCACGCCCAGCACGATGTACATGGTCACGATGGCCGCCAGGATCAGCCAGATCTGGTTGTCCGTGGAGGACAGAAAGGCCTGGGCCGCGCCCTGGAACTGGGTGCGCAGAGCCGGGGGCAGGCCCAGCTCCTTTTCCACAGCCAGCACCGCGTTCACGGCCGCGCCCAGCGAGGAATCGCGGGCCACGTTGAAGGAAATGGTGGCCACCGGGAACTGGCCCTGGCGCGCGATGGAAAGCTGGGCCGGGCGCTCCTCCAGCGTGGCGATGCTGGTCAGGGGCACGGGATCGCCCGAAGAACCGCGCACATGGATGTTCTCAATGGCCGCCGGGCCCAGGCGGAAGCGCGGGGCCACCTCCAGCACCACCTTGTATTGGTTGGTCTGGGTGAAGATGGTGGATATCAGACGCTGGCCCAGGGCGTCGTAGAGGGCGTTGTCGATGTCCGACATGCTGATGCCCAGCCGCCCGGCCGCGTCACGGTTGATGTTCAGCCAGGCCATGCGCCCCGGCTTCTGGAGGTCGCTGGTCACGTGCTCCAGCTCGGGCCGTTCGGACAAGGCCTGGACCACGCGCGGCACCCAGGCCTGCAACTGCTCCCGGTTCAAAGCCTCCACGGTGAACTGGTACTGGGTGCGCGAGACACGGTCCTCAATGGTCAGATCCTGCACGGGCTGCATATACAGGGTCAGCCCCGGCAGGTGCGCGGCCCGCGCCATGAGCCGCTTGGCAATGGCCGGGGCGCGGGCGTCGCGCTCGGAAAGCGGCTTGAGTTCCACGGTCAGACGCGAGGTGCCCAGACTCTGGTTGATGCCGTCCACACCCACGAAAAAGACCACGCTTTCCACGGCCGGATCCTGCAGGATCATGTCCGCCAGTTCACGCTGGCGTCCGGCCATGGCCGCGAAGGAGGTATCCTGCGGGGCCTCGGCAATGCCCTGGATCACGCCCGTGTCCTGCACCGGAAAAAAGCCCTTGGGCACCACGATATACAGAATCACGGTGAGCGCCAGGGTGCCCAGGGCCACGCCCAGGGTCAGGCGCTGGTGGGCGAAAACCCAGTCCAGCCGGTGCTCGTACCAGAGCAGCAGACGGCTGAAAAAGCGGCCCGCCTCCTTCTCCCCGGCATGACGCTCGGGCCGCAGCATGACCGCGCAGAGCATGGGCGTGAGCGTGAGGGAGATCACCGCAGAAATCAATATGGTCACGGCCAAGGTCACGGCGAATTCGCGGAACAGCCGCCCGGCCACATCCCCCATGAACAGCAACGGGATGAGCACCGCCACCAGGGAGATGGTCAGGGAGATGATGGTGAAGCCGATCTGGCCCGCGCCCTTGAGTGCGGCCTGGAGGGGCCGCTCGCCCTGCTCCAGGTAGCGGGAAATGTTTTCAATGACCACAATGGCGTCGTCCACCACAAAACCGGTGGCGATGACCAGAGCCATGAGCGTGAGATTGTTCAGGGAAAATCCGGCCAGATACATGACCCCCAGCGAACCCACCAGAGACAGGGGCACTGCCAGGGCCGGGATGATGGTGGCCTCCACATTGCGCAGAAAAATCCAGATGACCCAGATAACCAAGGCCACGGCCAGCAGCAGTTCCAGTTGCACGTCATGCACCGTGGCGCGGATGGTGGTGGTGCGGTCCGTAACCACGCGCACCTCCACGTTGCCGGGCAGGGTCTGCTGCAGTACGGGCAGCAGGCGGGTCACGCTGTCGGCCACGCTGATGACGTTGGCGCCGGGCTGGCGCTGCACCGAGAGCACAATGGCCGGGCGGAAGGAATCCTTGCCGTCCGCGCCCGCCGCGGCCACATAGGCGGCCAGACGCGCGTTTTCCGCGCCCTCCAGCACATCGGCCACGTCCGTGAGGCGCAAGGGTGCGCCGTCCTTGTAGCCGATGATGGTCCGGGCGTATTCCCGGGCCGAGGAAAGCTGGTCGTTGGCGTCGATGGTGCTGGCCCGTTCCGGCCCGTCAAAGCTGCCCTTGGCGTCGTTGACGTTGGCCGAGGCAATGGCCGAGCGCACGTCGGCCAGGGTCAGGCCCGCACCTGCCAGGGCCTTGGGGTTGACCTGCACGCGCACGGCCGGGCGCTGCCCGCCGGACAGCGTGACCAGACCCACGCCGGGCAGTTGCGAAATCTTTTGCGCCAGGCGGGTGTCCACCAGGTCTTCCAGACGGGTCAGGGGCATGGCGTCGCTGGTCACGGCCAGGGTGACGATGGGCGGGTCCGCCGGGTTGACCTTGTTGTAGACCGGCGGATTGGGCAGATCGCCGGGCAACAGGTTGTCCGCCGCATTGATGGCCGCCTGCACCTCCTGCTCGGCCACGTCCAGGGCGATGGAAAGGTCGAATTGCAAGGTGATGACCGAGGCCCCGGCCGAGGACAGGGAACTCATCTGCACCAGGCCGGGCATGATGCCGAACTGGCGCTCCAGCGGAGCCGTGACCACCGCCGCGATGACGTCCGGCGACGCGCCGGGATAGAGCGTCTGCACCTGGATGGTGGGATAGTCGATCTGCGGCAGGGCCGCCACCGGCAGGGAGCGGTAGGCCAGCAGGCCCGAGAGCAGCAGGGCCACCATCAGCAGGGAGGTGGCGATGGGGCGGAGGATAAAGATGCGGGAGAGGTTCATCGTACATGCACCTTACCCGCTCAAAAGAAGAACGGGCTTGTCGCTGAGATTTCAGGCGTCACATCCCCGACGGCTGTAATCGGCCTGTCGCAAACTTTTTATGTTGCGCCCTCCGGGCACAAGGTTCTTCGCCAGTCTGGCGATGGGCCGCCTCCGGTGCGGGCAACAAGGGGGCTGACGCGCGGACGAGGAATGCTTCGCCCTTGGGGCGCGGCGTTTTCCGCTCCGCTCGAGTTTGGGCCGCCTTC
The sequence above is drawn from the Desulfovibrio porci genome and encodes:
- a CDS encoding efflux RND transporter permease subunit, yielding MSAPGDADKAGGGKRRRFGPEFIPLNISAPFIRRPVATTLLTIAIALAGMVAFGLLPVAPLPEVDFPVVVVRARMPGASPETMAATVATPLERALGRIAGVTEMTSSSSLGSSNVILQFDLDRDIDGAARDVQGAINAARSTLPTMPSNPSYRKVNPSGAPIMILSITSDVLTRAQLYDAASTVLAQKISQIPGVGEVTVGGGALPAVRVEAIPDALNRAGVSTEDVRKALAAANAFLPKGMLENDKNFWLVGANDQLLKADDYKPLIVAQKDGRTIRLSDVARVEDSSQDVRNMAVANGKPAILLIVFRSPGANIIETVDRVKAMMPQLRSWLPESADLTLRMDRSLTIRASLREVEKSLMLAMGLVVLVTFLFLRNARATSIPAVAAPVSLIATFGVMYLCGYSLDNLSLMALTVSTGFVVDDAIVVLENIVRRLEMGESPLRAALRGAREVGFTVMSISISLVAVFTPILFMGGIVGRLFREFSVVLTTAVLVSMLVSLTTTPMMCAKLLRPFDVDLARRKERLLRSRTGFLSPLRQWCTRVGQAWGGMLAGMQRGYAASLAVVLRHPRLTILSLLLVIAGNIWLYIVVPKGFFPQQDTGVIMGGIRADQSASFQAMQVKLEKLVNVIRADPAVEQVSAHISGGRGGGGVFISLKPLEERKIGAQAVIGRLRGKLSSEPGLQIFLQPAQDIMMGGRSARSQYQYTLQADNLDELRTWGRRLQEALAKVPLFKDVDSDIEERGLQTMITVNRDALARLGLNMREVDAALNNAFGQRQVSTIYQDKNQYRVVLEYAPDWLEGAQALDKVRLPGKDGLVPLLSVASVGPAFAPLSVAHQGQFAAVTISFNLAQGAALSEAQAAIAEARVRIGMPSGIVGSFQGTAKMFSDTMSSQVILILAALAALYIVLGVLYESLIHPLTILSTLPSAGGGALLSLMLFKMEFSVIALIGVLLLAGIVKKNAIMLIDFALDASRVRRLPPDKAIYEACLLRFRPIMMTTAAAILGAVPLALGQGDGAEIRQPLGITIVGGLLVSQVLTLYTTPVVYLCLDRARLRARRFWWRLRYGSARAARLAVLSRRG
- a CDS encoding MdtB/MuxB family multidrug efflux RND transporter permease subunit; this encodes MNLSRIFILRPIATSLLMVALLLSGLLAYRSLPVAALPQIDYPTIQVQTLYPGASPDVIAAVVTAPLERQFGIMPGLVQMSSLSSAGASVITLQFDLSIALDVAEQEVQAAINAADNLLPGDLPNPPVYNKVNPADPPIVTLAVTSDAMPLTRLEDLVDTRLAQKISQLPGVGLVTLSGGQRPAVRVQVNPKALAGAGLTLADVRSAIASANVNDAKGSFDGPERASTIDANDQLSSAREYARTIIGYKDGAPLRLTDVADVLEGAENARLAAYVAAAGADGKDSFRPAIVLSVQRQPGANVISVADSVTRLLPVLQQTLPGNVEVRVVTDRTTTIRATVHDVQLELLLAVALVIWVIWIFLRNVEATIIPALAVPLSLVGSLGVMYLAGFSLNNLTLMALVIATGFVVDDAIVVIENISRYLEQGERPLQAALKGAGQIGFTIISLTISLVAVLIPLLFMGDVAGRLFREFAVTLAVTILISAVISLTLTPMLCAVMLRPERHAGEKEAGRFFSRLLLWYEHRLDWVFAHQRLTLGVALGTLALTVILYIVVPKGFFPVQDTGVIQGIAEAPQDTSFAAMAGRQRELADMILQDPAVESVVFFVGVDGINQSLGTSRLTVELKPLSERDARAPAIAKRLMARAAHLPGLTLYMQPVQDLTIEDRVSRTQYQFTVEALNREQLQAWVPRVVQALSERPELEHVTSDLQKPGRMAWLNINRDAAGRLGISMSDIDNALYDALGQRLISTIFTQTNQYKVVLEVAPRFRLGPAAIENIHVRGSSGDPVPLTSIATLEERPAQLSIARQGQFPVATISFNVARDSSLGAAVNAVLAVEKELGLPPALRTQFQGAAQAFLSSTDNQIWLILAAIVTMYIVLGVLYESYIHPVTILSTLPSAGVGALLALLLAGMELGVVGIIGIILLIGIVKKNAIMMIDFALEAERGEGKPPLAAIRQACLLRLRPILMTTMAALLGALPLMIGWGMGAELRRPLGVTMVGGLIVSQVLTLFTTPVIYLWFDRMSLRLRHKSTQGTRPVEEGA